From Actinomycetes bacterium, a single genomic window includes:
- a CDS encoding thioredoxin family protein: protein MDSLDSAGGLVALVAALAAATALGLWMRRSGHRLGRAIPAAIDRDSADQVVVGPDDLGAALGQRATLVQFSTAFCQPCRSTRRVLADVSATVPGVAHVELDAESQLDLVRRLDVRRTPTVLVLDAAGRVVRRASGQPRTVDVVAALGVAMGEP, encoded by the coding sequence ATGGACTCCCTCGACAGCGCCGGCGGGCTGGTCGCTCTCGTGGCCGCTCTTGCCGCGGCCACGGCACTGGGCCTGTGGATGCGCCGCAGTGGCCACCGACTGGGCCGGGCGATTCCTGCGGCGATCGACCGGGACTCCGCCGACCAGGTGGTCGTCGGACCGGACGACCTCGGCGCAGCGCTGGGGCAGCGGGCCACGCTGGTGCAGTTCTCGACAGCGTTCTGCCAGCCGTGCCGGTCCACCCGGCGGGTGCTGGCCGACGTCAGCGCGACCGTGCCGGGCGTGGCGCACGTGGAGTTGGACGCCGAGTCGCAGCTGGACCTGGTGCGCCGGCTGGATGTCCGGCGCACCCCGACCGTCCTGGTGCTCGACGCTGCTGGGCGGGTGGTCCGGCGGGCCAGCGGCCAGCCGCGCACCGTCGACGTCGTGGCGGCGCTGGGCGTCGCGATGGGGGAGCCGTGA
- a CDS encoding DUF4395 domain-containing protein, protein MPVPRLSARPLDPRGPRVVAAVTTVVLATVLLTGSTFGTRLLLAQAVVFALGTVDRSPYALAFRLFVRPRLAPPTELEDPRPVRFAQAVGLVFALAALLGVAAGSGLLAVAATAAALSAAFLNAAFGVCLGCELYLLTRRARGGRVEQRPQSPSPTHRTEVSA, encoded by the coding sequence GTGCCCGTCCCCCGTCTGTCCGCACGCCCGCTCGACCCGCGCGGCCCTCGTGTCGTCGCCGCCGTCACCACCGTCGTCCTGGCGACGGTCCTGCTCACCGGCAGCACGTTCGGCACGCGGCTGCTGCTGGCCCAGGCGGTGGTGTTCGCGCTCGGGACCGTCGACCGGTCGCCGTACGCCCTCGCCTTCCGCCTCTTCGTGCGGCCCCGTCTCGCGCCCCCCACCGAGCTCGAGGACCCTCGACCGGTCCGTTTTGCCCAGGCCGTCGGGCTGGTCTTCGCGCTCGCGGCGTTGCTCGGGGTGGCCGCCGGCTCCGGCCTCCTGGCCGTCGCCGCCACCGCGGCCGCACTGTCGGCCGCCTTCCTCAACGCCGCCTTCGGCGTCTGCCTCGGGTGCGAGCTCTACCTGCTGACACGCCGCGCGCGTGGTGGCAGGGTCGAGCAGCGCCCCCAGTCGCCGTCCCCCACCCACCGCACGGAGGTCTCCGCATGA
- a CDS encoding sulfurtransferase: MSDSNRERVLVDADWVESHLHDDKVVLVEVDEDTAAYDKNHIRGAVRLDWKKDLQDPVRRDFVDKAQFETLLTQRGIGADDTVVLYGGNNNWFAAYAYWYFKLYGHADVRLLDGGRKKWELDSRELVPEVVERPATTYTAKDQDRSIRAFRDEVEAAIGQKNLVDVRSPDEFAGRLLAPAHLPQEQSQRPGHIPTARNIPWSQAANDDGTFKSDDELATLYSGKGVDLGKDTIAYCRIGERSAHTWFVLHELLGQPNVKNYDGSWTEWGSLVGVPIELGDES, from the coding sequence ATGAGTGACAGCAACCGCGAGCGCGTCCTGGTCGACGCCGACTGGGTCGAGAGCCACCTGCACGACGACAAGGTGGTCCTGGTCGAGGTCGACGAGGACACCGCGGCCTACGACAAGAACCACATCCGCGGAGCCGTGCGCCTGGACTGGAAGAAGGACCTGCAGGACCCGGTCCGACGCGACTTCGTCGACAAGGCGCAGTTCGAGACCCTGCTCACGCAGCGCGGCATCGGCGCCGACGACACCGTCGTCCTCTACGGCGGTAACAACAACTGGTTCGCCGCCTACGCGTACTGGTACTTCAAGCTCTACGGCCACGCGGACGTCCGGCTGCTCGACGGGGGTCGCAAGAAGTGGGAGCTGGACTCGCGTGAGCTGGTCCCGGAGGTCGTCGAGCGACCGGCGACGACGTACACCGCGAAGGACCAGGACCGCTCGATCCGCGCCTTCCGGGACGAGGTGGAGGCGGCCATCGGCCAGAAGAACCTGGTCGACGTGCGCTCGCCCGACGAGTTCGCCGGCCGGCTCCTCGCGCCGGCCCACCTGCCGCAGGAGCAGTCGCAGCGCCCCGGGCACATTCCGACCGCGCGCAACATCCCGTGGTCGCAGGCGGCCAACGACGACGGCACGTTCAAGAGCGACGACGAGCTGGCGACGCTCTACTCCGGCAAGGGCGTCGACCTCGGCAAGGACACCATCGCCTACTGCCGCATCGGTGAGCGCTCGGCGCACACGTGGTTCGTCCTGCACGAGCTGCTCGGCCAGCCCAACGTGAAGAACTACGACGGGTCGTGGACCGAGTGGGGCTCGCTGGTCGGTGTGCCGATCGAGCTCGGGGACGAGTCCTGA
- a CDS encoding DUF1416 domain-containing protein codes for MCGATKGGPSTEGLDLDKAALVQGVVVRDGEPVSDAYVRLLDGGGEFTAEVPTSATGQFRFFAAPGRWTVRALAPRADPVDRPVVAALGEVADLEVAI; via the coding sequence ATGTGCGGCGCGACGAAGGGCGGCCCCTCGACCGAGGGGCTCGACCTGGACAAGGCGGCCTTGGTGCAGGGCGTGGTGGTGCGTGACGGCGAGCCGGTCTCCGACGCCTACGTGCGGCTGCTCGACGGTGGCGGCGAGTTCACCGCCGAGGTGCCGACCTCGGCCACCGGGCAGTTCCGCTTCTTCGCGGCCCCGGGCCGGTGGACGGTGCGCGCGCTCGCGCCCAGGGCCGACCCGGTCGACCGTCCGGTCGTCGCGGCCCTGGGCGAGGTCGCGGACCTCGAGGTAGCGATCTAG
- a CDS encoding thermonuclease family protein has translation MRWGTVMGVPGLLALCVACGLGAPAAVEPMAVSGDPKPPGRAFQARVERVVDGDTFIAVRRGERLRVRLIGVDSPETVRPGYPVECWGPEASRLLTRTLPVDLRVTAAYQDGGRRDQYGRELWDVWLPDGTFVQAKLVRRGAAEAIAYPPQTEHADRLDQIEARARRDDVGLWGHC, from the coding sequence ATGAGGTGGGGGACGGTCATGGGGGTTCCGGGTCTGCTCGCGCTGTGCGTGGCGTGCGGTCTCGGCGCGCCTGCCGCGGTCGAGCCGATGGCGGTCAGCGGTGATCCGAAGCCGCCGGGCCGCGCGTTCCAGGCCCGGGTCGAGCGGGTCGTCGACGGCGACACCTTCATCGCCGTACGTCGCGGCGAGCGCCTCCGGGTGCGACTCATCGGCGTCGACTCGCCCGAGACGGTGCGGCCGGGCTACCCGGTCGAGTGCTGGGGCCCCGAGGCGTCGCGGCTGCTCACCCGCACGCTGCCGGTCGACCTCCGGGTGACGGCGGCCTACCAGGACGGTGGCCGGCGCGACCAGTACGGGCGAGAGCTGTGGGACGTCTGGCTGCCCGACGGGACGTTCGTGCAGGCCAAGCTGGTGCGACGCGGGGCGGCCGAGGCGATCGCCTACCCGCCGCAGACCGAGCACGCGGACCGGCTGGACCAGATCGAGGCGCGGGCCCGGCGCGACGACGTCGGGCTCTGGGGCCACTGCTAG
- a CDS encoding NUDIX domain-containing protein, whose product MNETPATARLRRAVRAVILADDDSVLLCRFRFPHPAVPTGATVVWAAPGGGMEPGELPLAALRRELHEETGLVLDADPPHVWHQEVAAPDRADGYDGLVNDYFLVRTTRFDPRGALSDGDLAAELISGMRWWRHADIAEYGGTDLFSPRDIATPLAALIANDIPGTPVLLGL is encoded by the coding sequence ATGAACGAGACGCCTGCCACGGCGAGGCTCAGGCGTGCCGTCCGGGCGGTCATCCTTGCGGATGATGACTCCGTCCTGCTGTGCCGCTTCCGCTTCCCGCATCCGGCTGTACCGACGGGCGCAACGGTCGTCTGGGCGGCTCCTGGCGGCGGCATGGAGCCCGGTGAGCTGCCGCTGGCGGCACTGCGCCGGGAGCTGCACGAGGAGACGGGGCTTGTCCTTGACGCCGACCCGCCTCACGTCTGGCACCAGGAGGTCGCCGCTCCTGACAGAGCGGACGGTTACGACGGGCTGGTAAACGACTACTTCCTCGTCCGCACCACGCGCTTCGATCCCCGCGGCGCGCTGTCCGATGGCGACCTCGCCGCCGAGCTCATCAGCGGGATGCGATGGTGGCGGCACGCAGATATCGCGGAATACGGCGGTACCGACCTGTTCTCGCCCCGTGACATCGCGACACCGCTTGCGGCGCTCATCGCCAACGACATCCCGGGCACGCCCGTGCTGCTCGGCCTGTGA
- a CDS encoding DsrE family protein: protein MPRTLVVKATAGTDAPERCAQAFTVAATAVASGVPTSLWLTGESTWLALPGRAADFELAESAPLDQLLATVLEAGTVTVCTQCAARRSITGESVLPGVRIAGAAVFVSEAMADDAQALVY from the coding sequence ATGCCCCGAACCCTGGTCGTGAAGGCGACCGCCGGGACCGACGCGCCCGAGCGGTGCGCCCAGGCGTTCACGGTGGCGGCGACCGCCGTGGCGAGCGGTGTGCCCACCTCGCTGTGGCTGACCGGCGAGTCGACCTGGCTCGCGCTGCCAGGTCGGGCCGCGGACTTCGAGCTGGCCGAGTCGGCCCCGCTCGACCAGCTGCTCGCGACGGTGCTCGAGGCCGGGACCGTCACGGTCTGCACGCAGTGCGCGGCCCGCCGGTCGATCACCGGCGAGTCGGTGCTGCCGGGGGTGCGGATCGCCGGGGCGGCGGTGTTCGTGTCCGAGGCGATGGCTGACGACGCGCAGGCCCTCGTCTACTGA
- a CDS encoding FABP family protein, protein MTVQIRADMAPQLVPVSWLLGTWRGVGVGGYPTVEEFRFGQELTFTELPGKPFVHHLSRSWLLDDQGEQVRPLAQETGYWRPDADGSIELVLSHPTGFAEIYVGEADGAKIELRTDVVARTRTAKEYTAGHRLYGLVEGKLLWAYDMAAMGQPIQPHLSATLERA, encoded by the coding sequence CTGACCGTGCAGATCCGCGCGGACATGGCGCCGCAGCTGGTCCCCGTCTCGTGGCTCCTCGGCACCTGGCGGGGCGTCGGGGTGGGCGGCTACCCCACCGTGGAGGAGTTCCGCTTCGGGCAGGAGCTGACCTTCACCGAGCTGCCCGGCAAGCCCTTCGTCCACCACCTGAGCCGCTCGTGGCTGCTCGACGACCAGGGAGAGCAGGTGCGGCCGCTGGCGCAGGAGACCGGCTACTGGCGGCCCGACGCCGACGGCTCGATCGAGCTGGTGCTCAGCCACCCGACCGGCTTCGCCGAGATCTACGTCGGGGAGGCCGACGGCGCCAAGATCGAGCTCCGCACCGACGTCGTGGCGCGCACCCGGACCGCGAAGGAGTACACCGCCGGGCACCGGCTCTACGGCCTGGTCGAGGGCAAGCTCCTGTGGGCGTACGACATGGCAGCGATGGGGCAGCCGATCCAGCCGCACCTCTCCGCCACCCTCGAGCGGGCCTGA
- a CDS encoding Fur family transcriptional regulator — translation MTDLSGNPNLHDTLRARGYRITPQRQLVLDAVVALQHGTPDEICAEVQRTARGVNLSTVYRTLELLEELGLVTHAHLGHGAPTYHSATGDDHLHLVCRDCGSVTETDVSLADGLVGRLADQHGFQTDVAHFAIYGRCQACSS, via the coding sequence GTGACGGACCTGTCCGGGAACCCGAACCTGCACGACACGCTGCGCGCCAGGGGCTACCGCATCACGCCGCAGCGCCAGCTCGTGCTCGACGCCGTCGTCGCCCTGCAGCACGGCACGCCGGACGAGATCTGCGCCGAGGTGCAGCGCACCGCCCGCGGGGTCAACCTGTCCACCGTCTACCGCACCCTCGAGCTGCTCGAGGAGCTCGGGCTGGTCACCCACGCCCACCTCGGGCACGGCGCCCCCACCTACCACTCGGCCACCGGCGACGACCACCTGCACCTCGTCTGCCGTGACTGCGGGTCGGTCACCGAGACCGACGTGTCGCTCGCCGACGGGCTGGTGGGAAGACTCGCCGACCAGCACGGGTTCCAGACCGACGTGGCCCACTTCGCGATCTACGGCCGGTGCCAGGCGTGCTCGTCGTGA
- a CDS encoding glycine cleavage T C-terminal barrel domain-containing protein, protein MTSPALARPGAVAADPPDAGVAAHYGDPYREQRLIVAGEASVDISHRDVVRVAGPDRLTWLHSLTSQHLEHLAPGEPTEALLLSPHGHVEHALALVDDGTATWAHVEPGAAAELVRFLDSMRFWSQVEVEDLTPSHAVVLRPEAFPGVVTRRVPEGVESFVRREELADALAGDLAGVWALEALRVAAGRPRFGLETDHRTIPHEVGWIPSAVHLDKGCYRGQETVARVQNLGRPPRRLVLLHLDGSDSELPAHGDPVLMADREVGRVTTSARHFELGPIALAVVKRSTPVDADLVAGAVAASQEILVPA, encoded by the coding sequence GTGACCAGTCCCGCGCTCGCCCGTCCCGGTGCCGTCGCCGCCGATCCCCCCGACGCCGGCGTCGCGGCGCACTACGGCGACCCCTACCGCGAGCAGCGTCTCATCGTCGCCGGCGAGGCGTCGGTCGACATCTCGCACCGCGACGTGGTGCGGGTCGCCGGGCCGGACCGGCTGACCTGGTTGCACTCGCTGACCTCGCAGCACCTCGAGCACCTCGCCCCCGGCGAGCCCACCGAGGCGCTGCTCCTCTCGCCGCACGGCCACGTCGAGCACGCCCTGGCGCTGGTCGACGACGGCACCGCCACCTGGGCCCACGTCGAGCCCGGCGCCGCGGCGGAGCTGGTGCGCTTCCTCGACTCGATGCGCTTCTGGTCCCAGGTCGAGGTCGAGGACCTGACCCCGTCCCACGCGGTGGTGCTGCGGCCCGAGGCTTTCCCCGGTGTGGTGACCCGCCGGGTGCCTGAGGGCGTCGAGTCGTTCGTACGTCGCGAGGAGCTCGCTGACGCCCTCGCCGGCGATCTGGCCGGGGTCTGGGCCCTGGAGGCGCTCCGGGTGGCGGCCGGACGGCCGCGTTTCGGGCTCGAGACGGACCACCGCACGATCCCGCACGAGGTCGGCTGGATCCCGTCGGCCGTGCACCTGGACAAGGGCTGCTACCGCGGCCAGGAGACGGTGGCCCGGGTGCAGAACCTGGGCCGCCCGCCCCGCCGGCTGGTCCTGCTGCATCTCGACGGGTCCGACTCCGAGCTGCCGGCCCACGGCGACCCGGTCCTGATGGCGGACCGCGAGGTCGGGCGGGTCACGACGTCGGCACGACACTTCGAGCTCGGGCCGATCGCGCTCGCCGTCGTCAAGCGGTCGACGCCCGTCGACGCCGATCTCGTCGCGGGCGCGGTCGCGGCGAGCCAGGAGATCCTCGTCCCCGCCTGA
- the dtd gene encoding D-aminoacyl-tRNA deacylase, with the protein MRAVVQRVSEASVLVDGVVVGAIDRPGLCLLVGVTHDDTVDTAAGLAVKVHELRILRDERSAAQTGAPLLVVSQFTLYGETRKGRRPTWNAAAPGPVAEPLVDHLVSVLRERGAEVATGRFGADMRLALVNDGPVTLLVEM; encoded by the coding sequence GTGCGCGCGGTGGTGCAGCGGGTCAGCGAGGCGAGCGTGCTCGTCGACGGCGTGGTCGTGGGCGCCATCGACCGTCCGGGCTTGTGCCTGCTCGTCGGCGTGACCCACGACGACACCGTCGACACCGCGGCCGGGCTGGCCGTCAAGGTCCACGAGCTGCGCATCCTGCGCGACGAGCGGTCGGCGGCGCAGACCGGTGCACCGTTGCTGGTGGTCAGCCAGTTCACCCTCTACGGCGAGACCCGCAAGGGCCGGCGACCGACCTGGAACGCCGCCGCGCCCGGCCCGGTCGCCGAGCCCCTGGTCGACCACCTGGTCTCGGTGCTGCGCGAGCGCGGGGCAGAGGTGGCCACCGGTCGGTTCGGCGCGGACATGCGGCTGGCGCTGGTCAACGACGGCCCGGTCACGCTGCTCGTCGAGATGTGA
- a CDS encoding DUF4388 domain-containing protein, producing the protein MPEGALLTNTVEAALVDLAESRSTGCLVVRDHEGDEAEVFLRDGQVYAVSVPGRRVMLGVRLMSSGALTPEALAEALEIQRTELQGWRLGELLVHLGYVELTVVEEFVVEHLKDALADLFGWPVAAWKFRKNKKTRQDVAPPTEVSTLIDELRARATTWEQILAAIGGPDGAPQLDSGTPSDEVPLGPNEWALLCKVDGSRSVADLAGECGFTLFEAGQVVARLAEAGLVAVPGAAEVEQVEVELAEVEDVADLEPVDEAGPELVLPLVTAQETDAREQAEREQAEREHAETAAAAEAAVAAAAAAGAAAEEAHRQAVADETRVTAENKRLREAEILHQELEALARREATARQERAAARRHAREEEAERTRAVRGDAERHEVEAQAWADHASWLADQRRSVEQYAWTDHVRWLAAERAGVEDQAWADHAGWLEGQRRAVEEQAWADQVARTNADRAAAEDAAWAEHAEHLAAERAAAEEPAWAEHAERFAFAEAQAETVRLAAAAEAEAARLAAQQQEHERAEAEREAREQAERELAAEAERRAQELAAEAERRAREQAAEAERLAREQADAERLAAEAAEAIAADEAARVAAEHAAAEARAAAERESEARRQAAAELARLTAEEEVRQSAEAQAQVAAEQEAARQAAERAAVDRTPVMQPPAGPSDDDVAAGAARAAQAASMLTELNRDMPVHNDDPVDGPPAEAPAPTPTPVAADVHDPADEPAPMVARDHTDTAMLLRELSSLGFGADDERPAGPAPSAAPRRVQPSADKKKRKGLFGRG; encoded by the coding sequence GTGCCCGAGGGTGCCCTCCTCACCAACACCGTCGAGGCCGCGCTGGTGGACCTGGCGGAGTCCCGGTCGACCGGCTGCCTGGTCGTGCGCGACCATGAGGGGGACGAGGCCGAGGTTTTCCTCCGGGACGGCCAGGTCTACGCCGTCTCCGTGCCCGGTCGCCGGGTGATGCTCGGCGTGCGGCTGATGTCCTCGGGCGCCCTGACCCCGGAGGCCCTCGCCGAGGCGCTGGAGATCCAGCGCACCGAGCTGCAGGGCTGGCGGCTCGGCGAGCTGCTCGTGCACCTGGGCTACGTGGAGCTCACGGTCGTCGAGGAGTTCGTCGTCGAGCACCTCAAGGACGCCCTGGCGGACCTGTTCGGCTGGCCGGTCGCCGCCTGGAAGTTCCGCAAGAACAAGAAGACCCGCCAGGACGTGGCGCCGCCCACCGAGGTGTCGACCCTGATCGACGAGCTGCGCGCCCGGGCCACCACCTGGGAGCAGATCCTCGCCGCCATCGGCGGCCCCGACGGCGCGCCGCAGCTGGACTCCGGCACCCCGTCCGACGAGGTGCCGCTCGGCCCGAACGAGTGGGCGCTGCTGTGCAAGGTCGACGGCTCCCGCAGCGTCGCCGACCTGGCCGGTGAGTGCGGCTTCACCCTCTTCGAGGCCGGTCAGGTCGTGGCCCGTCTGGCCGAGGCCGGTCTGGTCGCGGTGCCGGGTGCCGCAGAGGTCGAGCAGGTCGAGGTCGAGCTGGCGGAGGTCGAGGACGTCGCCGACCTCGAGCCGGTCGACGAGGCCGGTCCGGAGCTGGTGCTGCCGCTGGTCACCGCTCAGGAGACCGACGCCCGCGAGCAGGCCGAGCGCGAGCAGGCCGAGCGAGAGCACGCCGAGACCGCGGCCGCGGCGGAGGCAGCCGTGGCGGCGGCCGCCGCGGCAGGCGCGGCCGCCGAGGAGGCGCACCGGCAGGCGGTCGCTGACGAGACCCGGGTGACCGCCGAGAACAAGCGGCTGCGCGAGGCGGAGATCCTGCACCAGGAGCTGGAGGCGCTGGCCCGGCGGGAGGCGACGGCCCGCCAGGAGCGGGCTGCTGCGCGGCGCCACGCCCGCGAGGAGGAGGCCGAGCGCACCCGCGCGGTGCGCGGCGACGCCGAGCGCCACGAGGTCGAGGCGCAGGCGTGGGCCGACCACGCGTCCTGGCTGGCCGACCAGCGCCGGTCGGTCGAGCAGTACGCCTGGACCGACCACGTCCGCTGGCTGGCCGCCGAGCGGGCCGGCGTCGAGGACCAGGCCTGGGCGGACCACGCCGGCTGGCTCGAGGGTCAGCGCCGGGCCGTGGAGGAGCAGGCGTGGGCCGACCAGGTGGCCCGGACGAACGCGGACCGAGCGGCCGCCGAGGACGCTGCCTGGGCCGAGCACGCCGAGCACCTTGCGGCCGAGCGGGCCGCCGCCGAGGAGCCGGCCTGGGCCGAGCACGCCGAGCGGTTCGCGTTCGCCGAGGCCCAGGCCGAGACGGTCCGGCTGGCGGCCGCGGCCGAGGCCGAGGCGGCCCGGCTGGCCGCGCAGCAGCAGGAGCACGAGCGGGCCGAGGCGGAGCGCGAGGCCCGCGAGCAGGCCGAGCGCGAGCTCGCCGCCGAGGCCGAGCGTCGCGCCCAGGAGCTCGCCGCCGAGGCCGAGCGTCGGGCCCGGGAGCAGGCCGCCGAGGCCGAGCGCCTCGCGCGCGAGCAGGCCGATGCCGAGCGGTTGGCTGCCGAGGCGGCCGAGGCGATCGCCGCGGACGAGGCGGCACGGGTCGCCGCGGAGCACGCGGCGGCCGAGGCCCGGGCGGCGGCGGAGCGCGAGAGCGAGGCCCGGCGGCAGGCGGCTGCCGAGCTGGCCCGGCTGACAGCGGAGGAGGAGGTCCGTCAGTCCGCCGAGGCGCAGGCCCAGGTCGCTGCCGAGCAGGAGGCCGCCCGCCAGGCGGCAGAGCGAGCGGCCGTGGACCGTACGCCGGTCATGCAGCCACCGGCCGGACCCTCCGACGACGACGTCGCCGCCGGTGCGGCCCGGGCTGCGCAGGCCGCGAGCATGCTCACCGAGCTCAACCGGGACATGCCGGTGCACAACGACGATCCGGTGGACGGACCGCCCGCCGAGGCACCCGCACCGACACCGACGCCGGTGGCCGCCGACGTCCACGACCCGGCCGACGAGCCGGCCCCGATGGTCGCGCGCGACCACACCGACACCGCGATGCTGCTGCGCGAGCTGTCCAGCCTCGGGTTCGGCGCCGATGACGAGAGGCCCGCAGGCCCGGCGCCCTCGGCTGCGCCGCGCCGGGTGCAGCCGTCGGCCGACAAGAAGAAGCGCAAGGGTCTCTTCGGTCGCGGCTGA
- a CDS encoding 3-keto-5-aminohexanoate cleavage protein, translating into MRPVDSRTETLITVAPTGAETAKTDVPALPVTLGELVETAVACEAAGAGLVHVHIRDADARPTLDLQRLRDTVTALREATTMVVQLSTGGSVHDPLEHRLRVLDAEPDSCSLTCGTVNFGDDVFLNPWPFMAELYQQTQAREVVPEFELFDLGHVAGMHRLLDTYGAPYGGQVHCDLVMGVPGGMPGTAEALVAAVQALPAGCSWSATGIGRTGLPVSLAALSAGGHLRVGMEDTLTFARGRPVTGNEELVARAAELARLAQRPPMSTDGARAMLAVKDRRQVKLPRVAT; encoded by the coding sequence ATGCGGCCCGTGGACTCCCGCACCGAGACCCTGATCACCGTGGCGCCCACGGGCGCCGAGACCGCAAAGACCGACGTGCCGGCCCTGCCGGTCACGCTCGGCGAGCTCGTCGAGACGGCCGTGGCGTGCGAGGCGGCCGGCGCCGGCCTGGTGCACGTGCACATCCGGGACGCCGACGCCCGCCCGACGCTGGACCTGCAGCGGCTTCGCGACACGGTGACGGCGCTGCGCGAGGCGACGACGATGGTCGTCCAGCTCAGCACCGGTGGCTCGGTCCACGACCCGCTGGAGCACCGGCTGCGGGTCCTCGACGCCGAGCCGGACTCCTGCTCGCTGACCTGCGGCACGGTGAACTTCGGCGACGACGTGTTCCTGAACCCGTGGCCGTTCATGGCCGAGCTCTACCAGCAGACCCAGGCGCGGGAGGTCGTGCCCGAGTTCGAGCTGTTCGACCTCGGCCACGTCGCGGGCATGCACCGGCTGCTCGACACCTACGGCGCGCCCTACGGCGGCCAGGTGCACTGCGACCTGGTGATGGGGGTGCCCGGCGGGATGCCCGGGACGGCCGAGGCGCTGGTCGCCGCGGTCCAGGCGCTGCCTGCCGGGTGCTCGTGGTCGGCGACCGGCATCGGGCGCACCGGTCTGCCGGTCTCGCTGGCCGCGCTGTCGGCCGGCGGCCACCTCCGGGTGGGCATGGAGGACACCCTGACCTTCGCCCGGGGAAGGCCGGTCACCGGCAACGAGGAGCTCGTGGCCCGGGCCGCCGAGCTGGCCCGGCTGGCCCAGCGGCCGCCGATGTCGACCGACGGCGCCCGCGCGATGTTGGCCGTCAAGGACCGCCGCCAGGTCAAACTGCCTAGAGTGGCGACATGA
- a CDS encoding aerial mycelium formation protein: MSETPATPYPNGRRRIDRVLGEGFASGLGDLGIDELRSRRREAEQEEADLSYVRRMLQGRMDILRAELARRSGGGEEIVDHLAQVLGDSARSDHGLGRFLRVEPSRVDEHRRLVEQVIADIGVSDVQGRSDEELRAAVERLEGFEHAVSEDRRRVQQVMDSLTTEVADRYKSGAASVDDLLAER, translated from the coding sequence ATGAGCGAGACGCCTGCGACGCCCTACCCGAACGGTCGGCGGCGCATCGACCGCGTCCTCGGCGAGGGCTTCGCGTCCGGCCTGGGCGACCTCGGCATCGACGAGCTGCGCAGCCGTCGGCGCGAGGCCGAGCAGGAGGAGGCCGACCTCTCGTACGTCCGGCGGATGCTCCAGGGACGCATGGACATCCTGCGGGCCGAGCTGGCCCGTCGGTCCGGTGGCGGCGAGGAGATCGTCGACCACCTCGCCCAGGTCCTGGGCGACTCGGCCCGCAGCGACCACGGTCTCGGCCGGTTCCTGCGCGTGGAGCCGTCCCGGGTCGACGAGCACCGCCGGCTGGTCGAGCAGGTGATCGCCGACATCGGGGTCTCCGACGTCCAGGGCCGCTCCGACGAGGAGCTGCGCGCCGCCGTCGAGCGCCTCGAGGGCTTCGAGCACGCCGTCTCGGAGGATCGCCGCCGGGTGCAGCAGGTCATGGACTCCCTCACCACGGAGGTGGCCGACCGCTACAAGTCCGGCGCGGCCTCCGTCGACGACCTGCTGGCCGAGCGCTAG